One genomic window of Glycine soja cultivar W05 chromosome 9, ASM419377v2, whole genome shotgun sequence includes the following:
- the LOC114425050 gene encoding cryptochrome DASH, chloroplastic/mitochondrial isoform X2, producing the protein MALLTFPHFSSHFSLLSSHFPSLSFSFPNTRSFSSTRRYCSMKATGTAILWFKHDLRTDDHPALLAASAFPSLVPIYVFDHRILSRFSDETLELVLLAVEDLRKSLKDRGSDLVIRFGNAENVIQQLATEVKATCVFAEQEVEYELRFIIDVVKQRLKSVSVPQGSPRIELWRTPFYDIKDLENLPASYDEFKKLRLSVTTPLQLSVSKLPGAEIELDWGVLPSYDDIKGFLTSNQQKSGEKWSLMKETSAETILRRKVLKSGNNIERSSRFGLTQSRERNGSVFVTQKGNIVGGSTNNVLNALAAYLRYLEGTARDDWQEVHEKVRASESRNGASFIGLFGPALSLGIISRRKVHYEAIKYEKERNAGFLSPFGYSAATIAAAVDAVCSMEWYWLLALKNQKNNHGIHSTRIWKWKGFLIQYSVAGEDGPAILLVHGFGAFWEHYRDNIHGLAESGNRVWAITILGFGKSEKPNVVYTELLWAELLRDFIVDIVGEPVHLVGNSIGGYLVAIVARVWSDLIKSIVLINSAGNVIPRYSFIPLSTIQDRQTSGASWLGSRILVFYLRLRTQELLKKCYPTRVERADDFLIII; encoded by the exons ATGGCTCTTCTCACTTTCCCTCACTTTTCTTCccatttttctttactttcttccCATTTTCCCtcactttctttttccttcccaaACACTCGCTCCTTCTCTTCAACTCGGCGCTACTGTTCGATGAAGGCAACTGGAACGGCCATTCTGTGGTTCAAGCACGATCTTCGAACCGACGATCACCCTGCGCTCCTCGCAGCCTCCGCATTTCCATCACTCGTTCCTATTTACGTCTTCGATCACCGCATTCTTTCGC GTTTTTCCGATGAGACGCTGGAACTGGTTCTGCTTGCCGTGGAAGATTTGAGGAAGTCGTTGAAGGATCGCGGTTCCGATTTGGTGATCAGATTCGGCAATGCGGAAAACGTCATTCAGCAACTTGCAACAGAG GTCAAAGCCACTTGTGTATTTGCGGAACAAGAGGTGGAGTATGAGCTACGTTTCATCATAGATGTGGTCAAGCAGCGTTTGAAATCCGTCAGTGTTCCACAAGGGAGTCCAAGGATTGAATTATGGCGAACTCCATTTTATGATATAAAG GATCTGGAAAATCTTCCTGCATCATATGATGAGTTTAAGAAACTTCGACTCTCTGTGACTACACCACTTCAGTTGTCAGTGTCAAAGTTACCTGGTGCAGAAATAGAACTGGACTGGG GTGTTCTTCCTTCGTATGACGACATAAAGGGATTTTTGACTAGCAACCAACAGAAATCAGGAGAGAAATGGAGTTTAATGAAGGAGACATCAGCTGAAACCATTTTACGCAGAAAAGTATTGAAATCTGGCAATAACATTGAAAGGAGTTCTAGGTTTGGGCTAACGCAATCAAGGGAACGCAATGGATCTGTTTTTGTGACACAAAAAGGAAATATTGTAGGAGGTAGTACAAACAATGTACTGAATGCATTGGCTGCATATCTGAGATATTTGGAGGGAACAGCTCGTGATGACTGGCAGGA GGTACATGAAAAAGTGCGTGCTTCTGAAAGTCGGAATGGAGCATCATTTATTGGACTTTTTGGCCCTGCCCTATCTCTTGGCATTATATCTAGAAGAAAAGTACATTATGAAGCTATCAAATATGAGAAAGAACGAAATGCAGGTTTCTTATCACCCTTTGGATATTCAGCTGCCACAATTGCAGCAGCAGTTGATGCTGTGTGCTCAATGGAG TGGTATTGGCTTCTGGCTTTgaaaaatcagaaaaataatCACGGAATACACTCAACACGGATATGGAAATGGAAAGGATTTCTTATCCAG TATTCAGTTGCTGGTGAAGATGGTCCTGCTATTCTTCTTGTGCATGGTTTTGGTGCCTTTTGGGAGCATTACCGTGACAACATACATGGTTTAGCTGAATCTGGAAATCGAGTTTGGGCCATTACTATTTTAGGATTTGGCAAATCAGAAAAGCCAAATGTTGTATATACTGAACTCTTGTGGGCTGAACTATTGAGAGATTTTATTGTTGACATTGTGGGTGAACCAGTTCACCTTGTTGGCAACTCAATTGGCG GTTATCTTGTTGCTATTGTTGCTCGTGTTTGGAGTGATTTGATCAAATCCATTGTCTTGATCAACAGTGCAGGCAATGTCATCCCAAGATATTCATTCATACCATTGTCTACA ATTCAGGATAGACAAACTTCAGGGGCTTCCTGGTTGGGTTCTCGCATTCTTGTATTCTACTTGAGGCTAAGAACTCAAGAATTACTTAAGAAATGTTATCCAACT AGGGTTGAAAGAGCAGATGATTTTCTCATAA TCATATGA
- the LOC114425050 gene encoding uncharacterized protein LOC114425050 isoform X3, which translates to MRKTSFSNLQQRTEQVKATCVFAEQEVEYELRFIIDVVKQRLKSVSVPQGSPRIELWRTPFYDIKDLENLPASYDEFKKLRLSVTTPLQLSVSKLPGAEIELDWGVLPSYDDIKGFLTSNQQKSGEKWSLMKETSAETILRRKVLKSGNNIERSSRFGLTQSRERNGSVFVTQKGNIVGGSTNNVLNALAAYLRYLEGTARDDWQEVHEKVRASESRNGASFIGLFGPALSLGIISRRKVHYEAIKYEKERNAGFLSPFGYSAATIAAAVDAVCSMEWYWLLALKNQKNNHGIHSTRIWKWKGFLIQYSVAGEDGPAILLVHGFGAFWEHYRDNIHGLAESGNRVWAITILGFGKSEKPNVVYTELLWAELLRDFIVDIVGEPVHLVGNSIGGYLVAIVARVWSDLIKSIVLINSAGNVIPRYSFIPLSTIQDRQTSGASWLGSRILVFYLRLRTQELLKKCYPTRVERADDFLISEMLRASYDPGVLVVLESIFSFNLSIPLNFLLEDVKEKVLIIQGMKDPISDSNSKVAMLKEHCDGVMIKELDAGHCPHDEVPERVNTIICEWILGVESNNILAECAV; encoded by the exons ATGCGGAAAACGTCATTCAGCAACTTGCAACAGAG GACGGAACAGGTCAAAGCCACTTGTGTATTTGCGGAACAAGAGGTGGAGTATGAGCTACGTTTCATCATAGATGTGGTCAAGCAGCGTTTGAAATCCGTCAGTGTTCCACAAGGGAGTCCAAGGATTGAATTATGGCGAACTCCATTTTATGATATAAAG GATCTGGAAAATCTTCCTGCATCATATGATGAGTTTAAGAAACTTCGACTCTCTGTGACTACACCACTTCAGTTGTCAGTGTCAAAGTTACCTGGTGCAGAAATAGAACTGGACTGGG GTGTTCTTCCTTCGTATGACGACATAAAGGGATTTTTGACTAGCAACCAACAGAAATCAGGAGAGAAATGGAGTTTAATGAAGGAGACATCAGCTGAAACCATTTTACGCAGAAAAGTATTGAAATCTGGCAATAACATTGAAAGGAGTTCTAGGTTTGGGCTAACGCAATCAAGGGAACGCAATGGATCTGTTTTTGTGACACAAAAAGGAAATATTGTAGGAGGTAGTACAAACAATGTACTGAATGCATTGGCTGCATATCTGAGATATTTGGAGGGAACAGCTCGTGATGACTGGCAGGA GGTACATGAAAAAGTGCGTGCTTCTGAAAGTCGGAATGGAGCATCATTTATTGGACTTTTTGGCCCTGCCCTATCTCTTGGCATTATATCTAGAAGAAAAGTACATTATGAAGCTATCAAATATGAGAAAGAACGAAATGCAGGTTTCTTATCACCCTTTGGATATTCAGCTGCCACAATTGCAGCAGCAGTTGATGCTGTGTGCTCAATGGAG TGGTATTGGCTTCTGGCTTTgaaaaatcagaaaaataatCACGGAATACACTCAACACGGATATGGAAATGGAAAGGATTTCTTATCCAG TATTCAGTTGCTGGTGAAGATGGTCCTGCTATTCTTCTTGTGCATGGTTTTGGTGCCTTTTGGGAGCATTACCGTGACAACATACATGGTTTAGCTGAATCTGGAAATCGAGTTTGGGCCATTACTATTTTAGGATTTGGCAAATCAGAAAAGCCAAATGTTGTATATACTGAACTCTTGTGGGCTGAACTATTGAGAGATTTTATTGTTGACATTGTGGGTGAACCAGTTCACCTTGTTGGCAACTCAATTGGCG GTTATCTTGTTGCTATTGTTGCTCGTGTTTGGAGTGATTTGATCAAATCCATTGTCTTGATCAACAGTGCAGGCAATGTCATCCCAAGATATTCATTCATACCATTGTCTACA ATTCAGGATAGACAAACTTCAGGGGCTTCCTGGTTGGGTTCTCGCATTCTTGTATTCTACTTGAGGCTAAGAACTCAAGAATTACTTAAGAAATGTTATCCAACT AGGGTTGAAAGAGCAGATGATTTTCTCATAAGTGAGATGCTAAGAGCA TCATATGATCCTGGCGTGCTTGTGGTGTTGGAAAGCATCTTCAGTTTTAATCTTTCCATACCtcttaactttcttcttgaagatGTCAAGGAAAAGGTCCTAATTATACAG GGGATGAAAGATCCAATTTCAGACTCCAATTCGAAGGTGGCCATGCTAAAAGAACATTGTGATGGAGTTATGATTAAGGAGTTAGATGCTG GTCATTGTCCACACGATGAGGTGCCAGAACGAGTGAATACTATCATTTGTGAGTGGATACTTGGTGTGGAAAGTAACAACATTTTGGCAGAGTGTG
- the LOC114425050 gene encoding uncharacterized protein LOC114425050 isoform X1, which yields MALLTFPHFSSHFSLLSSHFPSLSFSFPNTRSFSSTRRYCSMKATGTAILWFKHDLRTDDHPALLAASAFPSLVPIYVFDHRILSRFSDETLELVLLAVEDLRKSLKDRGSDLVIRFGNAENVIQQLATEVKATCVFAEQEVEYELRFIIDVVKQRLKSVSVPQGSPRIELWRTPFYDIKDLENLPASYDEFKKLRLSVTTPLQLSVSKLPGAEIELDWGVLPSYDDIKGFLTSNQQKSGEKWSLMKETSAETILRRKVLKSGNNIERSSRFGLTQSRERNGSVFVTQKGNIVGGSTNNVLNALAAYLRYLEGTARDDWQEVHEKVRASESRNGASFIGLFGPALSLGIISRRKVHYEAIKYEKERNAGFLSPFGYSAATIAAAVDAVCSMEWYWLLALKNQKNNHGIHSTRIWKWKGFLIQYSVAGEDGPAILLVHGFGAFWEHYRDNIHGLAESGNRVWAITILGFGKSEKPNVVYTELLWAELLRDFIVDIVGEPVHLVGNSIGGYLVAIVARVWSDLIKSIVLINSAGNVIPRYSFIPLSTIQDRQTSGASWLGSRILVFYLRLRTQELLKKCYPTRVERADDFLISEMLRASYDPGVLVVLESIFSFNLSIPLNFLLEDVKEKVLIIQGMKDPISDSNSKVAMLKEHCDGVMIKELDAGHCPHDEVPERVNTIICEWILGVESNNILAECAV from the exons ATGGCTCTTCTCACTTTCCCTCACTTTTCTTCccatttttctttactttcttccCATTTTCCCtcactttctttttccttcccaaACACTCGCTCCTTCTCTTCAACTCGGCGCTACTGTTCGATGAAGGCAACTGGAACGGCCATTCTGTGGTTCAAGCACGATCTTCGAACCGACGATCACCCTGCGCTCCTCGCAGCCTCCGCATTTCCATCACTCGTTCCTATTTACGTCTTCGATCACCGCATTCTTTCGC GTTTTTCCGATGAGACGCTGGAACTGGTTCTGCTTGCCGTGGAAGATTTGAGGAAGTCGTTGAAGGATCGCGGTTCCGATTTGGTGATCAGATTCGGCAATGCGGAAAACGTCATTCAGCAACTTGCAACAGAG GTCAAAGCCACTTGTGTATTTGCGGAACAAGAGGTGGAGTATGAGCTACGTTTCATCATAGATGTGGTCAAGCAGCGTTTGAAATCCGTCAGTGTTCCACAAGGGAGTCCAAGGATTGAATTATGGCGAACTCCATTTTATGATATAAAG GATCTGGAAAATCTTCCTGCATCATATGATGAGTTTAAGAAACTTCGACTCTCTGTGACTACACCACTTCAGTTGTCAGTGTCAAAGTTACCTGGTGCAGAAATAGAACTGGACTGGG GTGTTCTTCCTTCGTATGACGACATAAAGGGATTTTTGACTAGCAACCAACAGAAATCAGGAGAGAAATGGAGTTTAATGAAGGAGACATCAGCTGAAACCATTTTACGCAGAAAAGTATTGAAATCTGGCAATAACATTGAAAGGAGTTCTAGGTTTGGGCTAACGCAATCAAGGGAACGCAATGGATCTGTTTTTGTGACACAAAAAGGAAATATTGTAGGAGGTAGTACAAACAATGTACTGAATGCATTGGCTGCATATCTGAGATATTTGGAGGGAACAGCTCGTGATGACTGGCAGGA GGTACATGAAAAAGTGCGTGCTTCTGAAAGTCGGAATGGAGCATCATTTATTGGACTTTTTGGCCCTGCCCTATCTCTTGGCATTATATCTAGAAGAAAAGTACATTATGAAGCTATCAAATATGAGAAAGAACGAAATGCAGGTTTCTTATCACCCTTTGGATATTCAGCTGCCACAATTGCAGCAGCAGTTGATGCTGTGTGCTCAATGGAG TGGTATTGGCTTCTGGCTTTgaaaaatcagaaaaataatCACGGAATACACTCAACACGGATATGGAAATGGAAAGGATTTCTTATCCAG TATTCAGTTGCTGGTGAAGATGGTCCTGCTATTCTTCTTGTGCATGGTTTTGGTGCCTTTTGGGAGCATTACCGTGACAACATACATGGTTTAGCTGAATCTGGAAATCGAGTTTGGGCCATTACTATTTTAGGATTTGGCAAATCAGAAAAGCCAAATGTTGTATATACTGAACTCTTGTGGGCTGAACTATTGAGAGATTTTATTGTTGACATTGTGGGTGAACCAGTTCACCTTGTTGGCAACTCAATTGGCG GTTATCTTGTTGCTATTGTTGCTCGTGTTTGGAGTGATTTGATCAAATCCATTGTCTTGATCAACAGTGCAGGCAATGTCATCCCAAGATATTCATTCATACCATTGTCTACA ATTCAGGATAGACAAACTTCAGGGGCTTCCTGGTTGGGTTCTCGCATTCTTGTATTCTACTTGAGGCTAAGAACTCAAGAATTACTTAAGAAATGTTATCCAACT AGGGTTGAAAGAGCAGATGATTTTCTCATAAGTGAGATGCTAAGAGCA TCATATGATCCTGGCGTGCTTGTGGTGTTGGAAAGCATCTTCAGTTTTAATCTTTCCATACCtcttaactttcttcttgaagatGTCAAGGAAAAGGTCCTAATTATACAG GGGATGAAAGATCCAATTTCAGACTCCAATTCGAAGGTGGCCATGCTAAAAGAACATTGTGATGGAGTTATGATTAAGGAGTTAGATGCTG GTCATTGTCCACACGATGAGGTGCCAGAACGAGTGAATACTATCATTTGTGAGTGGATACTTGGTGTGGAAAGTAACAACATTTTGGCAGAGTGTG